The sequence below is a genomic window from Candidatus Woesearchaeota archaeon.
AGCACGTTCATTGCAAACGCTTGGATGACATTGCTAACCATAATGCCTTCTATGCGCATTGAAGACAACCCCCACATCCGATCTTCTGCTACTATCATGGCAGGATATGGTTATGAGGTGATCGTCCCGGAAAACTATCAGGCTCGAGCATATCCTGAAACGAACAATGGTGACTGTCAACGTTCATACAGACTACAAAAAAACTCATCAGTATTTTCCGTGAGCGATGGTCAAAAAGAACTGGGTAATAACCGATCCGTTACTACAAATTTTTCCAAGAACACCACGCTGTATGCGAACTATACCATTACCACACAGATATCGGTTGACCATTATCAGTGGAAATTGGAATGTTGTCGAGAACTTAATTACGAATGTGTTGAAGAATGCTGGCAATGTCGGCATAATACACATGAAGATCTGGTAGATAGTATCGTCCTCAACGATTCACTAGTTGTTGTTTATGATGATGATCCTGAAATTACAGAATTTACGTTAATCAACCAGTACCGTGATACCAATATCGGTATCTTCAACAACAGGAACAGCAACATCCACATCGAATCAGGCAATGCATCCTATGCTAGCTATAAACAGTTCTATTCGTTGGATTATGATTCTAAACCCTATTATGTGTTGCAACTTGTTGCAGATCCTATCAACGAAACTCAGGTAAGAAATGTTTATACCTCTCAGGATGTTCTGATCTTTGCCCGAGATCCTGATTGTCAGATAACCTATAGTACACATTTTTTGACCAAAAATGCGTCCTGTCTGCTTAACTTCTCACAAATAACCATAGGCATAGACACCAATAAGTTTCAGTATGCGATCAACGAATCAATCTATGTTACCCTACTGCCCGCAAACACACCGATGACCGTATCCTATGGAAACATTACAGTAGAAGCTGAAAACGCTACGGTATTTCGTGCAAATCCATTAGCAACGAGGATTACTGCACAACACGGTTACCTGAAAACAGCAACCATCATTGCCATTACCAACCCAGAAAATTGGGAACTGGTTGCTGATGTATCAGTCTTTTCAGCACTGCACTATGTTCTTTTCCTCGTACTTCGTAAATATTGGGGTGGTTTCTTTGGCTGATTGTGGCTTGGCTAATTTAGGTGCTTGTCTGCCTGAGAAATTCTTTGAGTACATTCTCTCGCTCATCAATGCACCACTGCAATGGTTGCTTGATCTTATCCGATCGTTGCTGACTGAACCTGTTGATATTTACTTGTTTGGTTATTTCTGGGCTATTGTGATTTATATCCTATCACTCTTTTATGGGCTCCTGTTAACGTACAGCGGGTTTCGATTCATGTTTTCAGGTCATGATGTAATTATGCGAGAGAATGCAAAATCATGGCTCAAAAACATCATTATCATGATGGTACTTGTCCAGGCATCTTTTTTCCTTTATGAGTTGGTCATTGAAGTAGGTGCAGCACTCACGGCAGGAATCATGACCTTAATACCAAATGATTTCTTTCTGTTAACCGCAGACAGTTTCATTAATTTCACGCTTGAACTCGTGTTTGGATTAATCTATCTCATCGTATTACTCATCACGTTACTTGTATTGGTCATGCGTTATCTCTTTGTAGGCATAGGAGTTATCTTTTTTCCTATCGGTCTTTTTCTGCTGTTTATCCCGCCATTACAGGGATATGGCAAAGGTATTCTGCATCTTTGTGGAACGTTTATTTTTATGACCTTTTTCCAGACCATTATTTTACTCGCAGCTTCATTAGTCGTCGAAGTACCCTTTTTTGAACATATCAAAATATTGGTCATGATTTGTGCTTTTTTGCTCGTCAATATACTCGTGGTTTTTCTCATGATGATCAGTATCGGTAAAATCAATGAGTTGAGTGGCATGAATACCAGTTTGAAAGTGGTTGCAAGTCGTTTAGTACGACTGAGTTAACATGTCATATGAAATACCATCGCAATTAGCGTACCAGGAAAAGATCATCTTTGATCTTACCTTTGAACAATTAGTCTATGCAGGAATCTTTCTGCCCCTTGTCGTCATCATCCTGTTTAAAACAGCGTGGCCAGAATTCCTGCGATGGATGGTAAGTACCATTGTTATGATTCTCGGCATTTGTTTTATGTTTTTTGATTTGAAACACTGGCTCAAGAACTGGTACGAATATCTTAAGTTACGAAAAGTCGATACCAACAGCGAACGAATGATTCATTTTCTGGAAGTCAAACAGATAAAAGCACAAGTACTTACGACAAAAGAAAAGAAATTAGCATTTCTGAAAGTAGAACCACTGAATTTTGCCATACGAACGCAGGAAGAACAAGAAATGATTATCCAGCAGTTTAAGAAATTCCTGAATGCACTTGATTTTCCGATTCAGATTCTCATGGATACGGTTCCCATACGACTTGAAGATTACCTGACATCACTCGAGAAACGAGTGCCTGCAACGTATAAGGAACAGTTTCTGGAATACAAAAAACATCTGTTGACGACTATAGAAAACGATAAAATCCTGAACAGGAATTTTTATGTCATCATTCCACAAAAAGAAGATCTTGATATCCAAGTAACCTTATGCCAATCACGATTAAACGACCTCGGACTTAAAACCAGGAGATTAACAGACAACGAAATAGGATCGGTTATTTCAAAGTTCTATCGAGGAGATCCCATTACCTTTTGTCCTGACCGTATTGAAAACAATATTGATTTAGTTAAGGTTAATGAACAACTCAATCGCATCGTAGCTGCCGTCGGCTATCCACGCCTTGTTGAAGCTGGATTCTTAGATAAGATTGTCATGGCTGCTGGTGACTTTGATTTGGCATTGCACATCAATCCATTTCCCATTGAACAACTCATGGTCATGCTCAACAAGGAATTACAAAAACAGCGGGCAGATCTGTATGCTGCCCAATTACAGAATGTTATTAATCCATCACTTGAAATCCAGTATACTGATACCAGAACAACACTCGAAAACCTGCAAAAAGGATCGGAAAAATTGTTTATGGTCTCATTGTACATCAATTGTCGGGCTGATACTGCTTATCAACTCAATCTCTTGACACGCAAAGTTCAGTCTGAACTCAATAGTTTAATGATTCAGCCAAAAGTACCCTTGTTTCGTATGATTGACGGTCTTAAATCCGTTGCTCCTTTAGCCGTTGACAAACTTAAATATCAGCGTAACATTACGTCAACTGCCTTAAGCGCATTCTTTCCCTTTACGTCACCGTTTTTGCAGGTCGATACGACGGGCGTAGGCTTTGGATTAAATAAAAATAATATCCCCATCATTCGGGACATCTTTAAACTGAGTAATCCAAATGGCTGTATTTTAGCTACCTCTGGCAGCGGCAAGAGTTACATGGCAAAATTGTTTATTGCACGACATCTCTTGAATGGCACTAACGTTATCATTATTGATCCACAAAGCGAATATAAAGATCTCGTCAGGAAGTTTCATGGAGAAGTTATTGCATTGCACCGGACTTCTCAAACCATGATTAATCCGCTTGATCTCATGGGACATGATTATGCTGAAAAGCGTCTTAGTTTAATGGATTTAATGCAGGTCATGCTCGGAGAATTAACTGAACCGCAGAAAAGTTTCATTGATCGAGCATTGACCGAAACCTATGCACGAAAAGGTATAACCGATGATGCTGCCACGTGGAACAATAAACCGCCAAAACTCAGCGATCTGTTAATCGTTCTTGAACAGATGGAAAAGCTGGCAACGGTTATGGAAAAAACAACGTTGCGAAGTCTGGTTAACCGTTTAGCAATGTATGTCAGTGGCGTATTCTCATTCTGCAATCAGGATACCAATATGCAGTGTAATGATACACTGGTATGTTTTGATATCGGTGCCATGCCAAAACAGGTCAAACCAGTTATTATGTTCCTTGTCCTTGATTATGTCTACATGAAAATGAGAAAAGATATTCATCGTAAATTACTGGTGGTGGATGAAGCATGGGCATTGTTGGAAAGAAGCGAAGAGGCTTCTTATATCTTCGAAATTGTTAAAACATGTCGAAAATTTAATCTGGGGTTATTATTAATCAATCAGGAAGTTGAAGGACTCCTGACCAGTAAAGCAGGTAAAAGTGTGCTCGCTAATTCTGCCTATACCATCTTAATGCGTCAAAAACCGTCAGTCATGAAAGATATGGAACAGACCTTTGATCTCAGTAAGGCAGAAGTTAATTACTTGCTAAGCGCATCAGTCGGTCAAGGAATTCTGATCATGGAAAATGACCATTCTGAACTCAGAATCCTAGCATCGCCCATGGAACATGAGTTGATAACAACCAATGCCGATGAACGGTTACAAAAGGATCAAGGAATAATCACTGAAAACAGGAATGATGTCACCATAACCGTCGATGACGAAAAAGGCATTTACAGTCACAACAAACTGACCTTACCCGAGATCAAGTATTTGATAGCAAAGGGCTACAAGGATGTCCAGCAGTACAGCATTACTTCTCGGAAAAAGGAAAGATTTCTTTTGAAGCCAAGATTCAATGAAGGGATAAACCATTATTTCCTGACTATGGATATTTACACTTTTATCAGACAGTTTACCGATAAGGTCTGGCTCTATGAAACCATCAAACCAGACATTGTGTTTACCATTGATGACAGGCAAATCGGGATTGAAGTTGAAACAGGCAAACAGCTGGAAAAGGATAAACAAAAGGTTTTGGAGAAGGCTGCATACAACAATGAACATTATGCTGATTGGTTCTTTGTGGTGACTGATAAGAACATTGTACAAAAATATAAGCAGTTTGGCAAAACCATAGATAAACGATCTATAGGAAATTATCTCGCCAAAATATGCCAAAAATGTCCGCAGCCAATTTGCTCAAAGAAGCCGTACGGACAAGGAATTTGAGGGTTTCAGCCATTTTGGCTGTACCCCATAAAGAGCTCTTTATTACAAGAGAAGTGAGGAGGAAAAAACCATGGAAAACCAAGAAGTACAGCAGCAATTAAGACCAGTAAAGATTGAGCAGCTAAACAAGCAGCCAATCGTAGAAACGTCTTTGCAACTCAGCGAAGATAAGAAATGGATGGTTCACAAGACAACCATCACTGACATCAAACCGTTAAGTTATGTCGAGAAAGTTATGGGCTCAATTTGAGCCCTTTTTATTATATCTACTTCGTTGAATCTGTATGGTGGAAGAAGCATTCGTCTGTGGAGAGCCCATCTGTATTCGTTTTACCCTCGACTCGTTCGTTCTCATGAACACGTAAAAATAAAAGCCTTGGGTTTAGAACTTTTTACTCGCTTTGAACAAAATCATAATTCCTAGAATATAAGCTGGAATAAGTAATATAATTCCTAGTATTGATAATATTACCGTCAGAAAAGAGATCCCAACGATTATCAATAATATGCCAGCTCCTTTTGCAAGACCGCCAAATAATCCTTTTAATTTAAGAACACTAATACCAAATATTATTTCTAGGATTCCAAATAATAACAGAACAAGAATAGAAAAAAATAATCCAAATAACTCAGGGCGGTATACAGACACAATATAAAATCCATTTAAAATAAAAGCAAATATTAAAGAAATAATAGAAATGATTTTTAATAACGAATTTTTTGAATAAATCCCAAGTAACACATACCCATAAATGAAAATTAAATATGAAAAAAAGGATATTAATAATATAATTACATAATAAGTTACTAAATTTCCTGTTAATTTATTAAGGCTTTTTAAAACCTCAAAAATAATTGCAGGTACTACGGTTAAAAGAGTTATTATTCCTGCAACCGCAGAATGCTTAAGAGTTATATTCATACTGAAGTTATCGTGTTATCATATGTATATAAATGTTTCTTTGATAGGGAGTTTTCCGCCAGAAATCTCCTGCTTACGCCTAAGATTGGTAATTCCTTTTATCACTTGTTACTATATATTGCTTTCTGCCACTGGGCCATTTGTCAGAAATATAATTCATAGAGTATTCAGAAGTATTTGATAGGCTACTATTAATCAACTCAGTTGTATCTTGACTAAATAATTCGTAAAGGCTTTTTATGTCCATTTTATAAGATCCGAGTCCATTCTTTCTTTCTAGAGGGAAAAACTCATTTACTTACCCAACCCTTAGCAATTAATTCTGCTTGCTTCAAAACTGTTTCAATTGCATTCTTCTCTTTATCAGGAGGATAACCATATTTTCTTAAAATCTTCTTGACTTTCAAACGCATTCCTGCTTGTACACTTTCCCTTTGAGTCCAATCTATTGTTACACTATTTCTAATCATTTCAGTTAATTCTAATGCAATTTTTCTGAGAGCATCATCACCTAAAATTTTAACAGCACTATCATTAACTTCAAGAGCATCATAAAATGCAACCTCATCATCACTCATATTAAGCTCTTTACCTCTGCCTTTCTCATCTCTTACTTTTCTTGCTAATTCAATCAACTCTTCAATAACTTGGGCAGCTTCTATACTCTTATTTGTATATTTCTTGATGGTTTTATCGAGCAAGTCCATGAATGATTTAGCTTGAACCATATTTTTCTTTGAAATGATTCTTATTTCATCATTGAGCAGTTTCTTTAATGCTTCAAATGC
It includes:
- a CDS encoding DUF87 domain-containing protein, with the protein product MSYEIPSQLAYQEKIIFDLTFEQLVYAGIFLPLVVIILFKTAWPEFLRWMVSTIVMILGICFMFFDLKHWLKNWYEYLKLRKVDTNSERMIHFLEVKQIKAQVLTTKEKKLAFLKVEPLNFAIRTQEEQEMIIQQFKKFLNALDFPIQILMDTVPIRLEDYLTSLEKRVPATYKEQFLEYKKHLLTTIENDKILNRNFYVIIPQKEDLDIQVTLCQSRLNDLGLKTRRLTDNEIGSVISKFYRGDPITFCPDRIENNIDLVKVNEQLNRIVAAVGYPRLVEAGFLDKIVMAAGDFDLALHINPFPIEQLMVMLNKELQKQRADLYAAQLQNVINPSLEIQYTDTRTTLENLQKGSEKLFMVSLYINCRADTAYQLNLLTRKVQSELNSLMIQPKVPLFRMIDGLKSVAPLAVDKLKYQRNITSTALSAFFPFTSPFLQVDTTGVGFGLNKNNIPIIRDIFKLSNPNGCILATSGSGKSYMAKLFIARHLLNGTNVIIIDPQSEYKDLVRKFHGEVIALHRTSQTMINPLDLMGHDYAEKRLSLMDLMQVMLGELTEPQKSFIDRALTETYARKGITDDAATWNNKPPKLSDLLIVLEQMEKLATVMEKTTLRSLVNRLAMYVSGVFSFCNQDTNMQCNDTLVCFDIGAMPKQVKPVIMFLVLDYVYMKMRKDIHRKLLVVDEAWALLERSEEASYIFEIVKTCRKFNLGLLLINQEVEGLLTSKAGKSVLANSAYTILMRQKPSVMKDMEQTFDLSKAEVNYLLSASVGQGILIMENDHSELRILASPMEHELITTNADERLQKDQGIITENRNDVTITVDDEKGIYSHNKLTLPEIKYLIAKGYKDVQQYSITSRKKERFLLKPRFNEGINHYFLTMDIYTFIRQFTDKVWLYETIKPDIVFTIDDRQIGIEVETGKQLEKDKQKVLEKAAYNNEHYADWFFVVTDKNIVQKYKQFGKTIDKRSIGNYLAKICQKCPQPICSKKPYGQGI